The proteins below are encoded in one region of Mycobacterium pseudokansasii:
- a CDS encoding bifunctional adenosylcobinamide kinase/adenosylcobinamide-phosphate guanylyltransferase, translating into MRILVTGGVRSGKSTHAEALLANAVEAVCITPGRHADGSDPDWDSRVALHRARRPPTWLTIETADVATALSNTRCPVLVDCLGTWLTALMDGEALWNATSAEAYAAVEQRLDTLCAALTALTDAIVVTNEVGLGVVPAHRSGMLFRDLLGTINQRVANVCDEVHLLIAGRVLKL; encoded by the coding sequence ATGCGGATACTGGTCACCGGTGGAGTCCGCTCGGGAAAGTCCACGCACGCCGAAGCCTTGTTGGCCAATGCCGTAGAGGCTGTCTGCATCACTCCGGGCCGCCACGCCGATGGCAGCGACCCGGACTGGGATTCCCGGGTCGCGCTGCACCGCGCTCGTCGCCCACCGACCTGGCTGACGATCGAAACCGCGGACGTCGCAACGGCTTTGTCCAACACGCGGTGTCCCGTCCTGGTGGACTGCCTGGGCACTTGGCTAACCGCCCTCATGGATGGCGAGGCATTGTGGAACGCCACGTCCGCTGAGGCCTATGCTGCGGTCGAGCAGCGACTGGACACGTTGTGCGCGGCACTGACCGCACTGACCGATGCGATCGTGGTGACGAATGAGGTCGGCTTAGGTGTGGTACCCGCCCATCGTTCGGGGATGTTATTCCGTGATTTGCTGGGCACCATCAACCAACGTGTGGCAAACGTCTGCGACGAGGTGCACTTGCTCATCGCGGGTCGCGTTCTCAAGCTGTGA
- the otsB gene encoding trehalose-phosphatase, whose amino-acid sequence MSVTIDPRRHDAVLFDSSFDSSADSAEPLIGQLREARVGTGAFSSSGDCRNALSDAADRLAVRPGRCVVVAVDPAGATAARESGFALVIGVDRNGHGDALRGCGADAVVTDLKDVRVRTGDRRMSELPDALQAPGLTAHRPAVFFDFDGTLSDIVNDPDAARPVAGAAEALIQLAAQCPVAVLSGRDLADVTARLGVPGIWYAGSHGFELTAPDGTHHQNEAAAAAIPVLEQAAAQLRERLGSIPGVVVEHKRFGVAVHYRNAARDRVGDVAAAVRTAGQRDALRVTTGREVIELRPDIDWDKGRTLRWVIDHLRSGNAPLVPIYLGDDITDEDAFDAVRPDGVPIVVRHTEDGDRATAALFALDSPARVAEFTAWLARQLTDARVN is encoded by the coding sequence ATGTCGGTCACCATCGACCCGCGCCGCCACGATGCGGTGCTATTCGACTCTTCTTTCGACTCGTCAGCTGACTCCGCCGAGCCGCTGATCGGGCAGCTACGCGAGGCCCGGGTCGGTACCGGGGCTTTTTCGTCCAGCGGTGATTGCCGAAACGCCCTCAGCGACGCGGCCGATCGGCTGGCGGTGCGGCCCGGCAGGTGCGTCGTCGTCGCCGTCGACCCGGCCGGCGCCACGGCGGCGCGCGAGAGCGGGTTCGCACTGGTGATCGGGGTCGACCGGAACGGACACGGTGACGCGCTGCGTGGCTGCGGCGCCGACGCCGTCGTCACCGACCTGAAGGATGTGCGGGTGCGCACCGGCGACCGCCGCATGTCCGAACTTCCGGACGCACTGCAGGCACCTGGCCTCACCGCCCACCGGCCCGCGGTGTTCTTCGACTTCGACGGCACCCTGTCCGACATCGTCAATGATCCCGACGCGGCTCGGCCCGTCGCCGGTGCGGCCGAGGCGCTCATCCAGCTGGCCGCGCAGTGCCCCGTCGCGGTGCTCAGCGGCCGCGACCTCGCCGACGTGACCGCGCGGCTGGGCGTACCCGGGATCTGGTATGCCGGCAGCCATGGTTTCGAGCTGACCGCACCCGACGGAACACACCACCAGAACGAGGCAGCCGCCGCGGCCATACCGGTGCTGGAGCAGGCGGCGGCACAGCTGCGCGAGCGGCTGGGGTCGATTCCCGGTGTTGTGGTGGAGCACAAGAGGTTTGGCGTAGCCGTGCATTACCGCAACGCGGCACGCGACCGCGTCGGCGACGTCGCCGCGGCGGTGCGCACCGCCGGCCAACGCGATGCGCTGCGGGTGACGACCGGCCGCGAGGTGATCGAGTTGCGCCCGGACATCGACTGGGACAAGGGAAGAACGCTGCGCTGGGTGATCGACCACCTGCGTTCAGGCAATGCGCCCCTGGTGCCGATCTACCTGGGTGACGACATCACCGACGAGGACGCGTTCGACGCCGTCCGGCCCGACGGCGTGCCGATCGTGGTGCGGCACACCGAAGATGGCGACCGGGCCACGGCGGCGCTGTTCGCGCTGGACAGTCCGGCGCGAGTCGCCGAGTTCACCGCGTGGTTGGCCCGTCAGCTTACTGACGCTCGCGTGAATTAA
- a CDS encoding PPE family protein produces the protein MSAPIWMAAPPEVHSALLSSGPGPGPLLASAAAWESLSNAYAETADELAALVAGAQADSWEGPSGAEYAAAHAPYLAWLTQASADSAALAAHQQTAATAYTAAVAAMPTLAELAANHAAHAVLTATNFFGINTISIALNEADYVRMWVQAAVVMGTYHAVSTAAVVASPQSPPAPPIMKTDAELVRAAEAGISSSDPLRQFQQWLWQMYTDFYNNVVQPFVDWLANLPFFQTMFAGIDPYLVILGNPLTYLSPLNIAFALGYPMDIGTYVALLSQTFTFIGADLAAAFATGNPVTIGFTILFTGVEAIGTIITDTIALLKTLLEQTAVLLSVVVPLLTAPLVPMAAGAVLAPIGVKGLVAVAAVPPAPPPVTPTVPPLAALGASAPTSTTTPIQPPVEASVQAPPPGPPPPAAAAPPVSNTGLGVGMDNFGYLVGGLSADAKRPTGTRSRKAAPQPEGAEAPAVAATPQEKPRRQWRRRVKVKQLGRGYEYLDLEPITVAAEHDPSGPTTLAAPDQGAGTLGFAGTTQPAGSRPAAGLITLSTETFPSSPRAPILPGTWGFDQALPHDSPSE, from the coding sequence ATGAGCGCCCCCATCTGGATGGCCGCACCCCCGGAGGTGCATTCGGCGCTGCTGAGCAGCGGCCCCGGCCCGGGCCCGTTGCTGGCGTCGGCGGCCGCATGGGAGTCGTTGAGCAATGCCTACGCCGAGACGGCCGACGAGCTGGCCGCGCTGGTGGCCGGGGCGCAGGCGGATAGCTGGGAAGGCCCAAGCGGCGCGGAATACGCGGCCGCCCATGCTCCTTATCTTGCTTGGCTCACGCAGGCCAGCGCCGACAGCGCCGCATTGGCCGCTCACCAACAAACCGCGGCTACCGCATACACCGCCGCCGTGGCCGCGATGCCAACTTTGGCTGAGTTGGCCGCCAACCATGCCGCGCACGCAGTATTGACGGCGACGAATTTCTTTGGCATCAACACGATCTCGATCGCGCTCAACGAGGCCGACTACGTGCGGATGTGGGTACAGGCCGCCGTCGTAATGGGCACCTATCACGCGGTCTCGACTGCGGCTGTTGTCGCCTCACCGCAGTCCCCGCCGGCGCCGCCGATCATGAAAACGGACGCGGAGCTGGTTAGGGCCGCCGAGGCCGGAATATCGAGTTCGGACCCGCTGCGCCAGTTCCAGCAATGGTTGTGGCAGATGTATACCGACTTCTACAACAACGTCGTACAACCGTTTGTCGATTGGCTGGCGAACCTGCCGTTCTTCCAGACGATGTTTGCCGGGATCGACCCTTACCTGGTCATTCTTGGCAACCCGCTTACCTATCTGAGCCCGCTGAACATCGCGTTCGCACTTGGCTACCCGATGGATATCGGCACGTACGTGGCACTGTTGTCGCAAACCTTCACCTTTATCGGGGCAGATCTCGCCGCGGCCTTCGCTACCGGTAACCCGGTGACGATCGGGTTCACTATTTTGTTCACCGGTGTCGAAGCCATCGGCACGATCATCACCGACACGATTGCGCTGCTTAAGACGCTGTTGGAGCAGACTGCGGTGCTACTCAGCGTCGTGGTGCCGCTGCTGACTGCCCCATTGGTACCCATGGCTGCCGGCGCTGTGCTGGCACCGATCGGTGTCAAAGGGCTGGTGGCAGTGGCGGCCGTGCCGCCAGCGCCCCCGCCCGTCACACCGACCGTGCCGCCCCTTGCGGCACTTGGCGCCAGCGCCCCGACCTCCACCACGACCCCGATTCAGCCGCCCGTGGAGGCGAGCGTCCAGGCGCCCCCGCCCGGACCGCCGCCGCCGGCTGCCGCAGCGCCGCCGGTGAGCAACACGGGGCTGGGTGTCGGGATGGACAACTTCGGCTACCTGGTCGGTGGCCTGAGCGCGGATGCCAAGAGGCCCACGGGCACCCGCTCCCGAAAGGCGGCACCACAACCCGAGGGTGCCGAGGCCCCAGCGGTCGCGGCGACACCTCAGGAAAAACCTCGACGGCAGTGGCGTCGACGGGTGAAAGTCAAACAGCTCGGCCGCGGTTATGAATACCTGGATCTGGAGCCCATCACCGTGGCGGCCGAGCACGACCCGAGCGGGCCGACGACCCTGGCGGCACCAGACCAGGGAGCAGGAACCCTGGGGTTCGCCGGGACCACGCAACCGGCCGGTTCCAGACCGGCCGCAGGATTGATCACGCTATCCACCGAAACATTCCCGAGCAGCCCACGCGCGCCAATATTGCCGGGCACGTGGGGCTTCGACCAGGCGCTACCCCACGACTCACCTTCGGAGTGA
- a CDS encoding APC family permease, protein MGKLGFRSVVMLGINSIIGAGIFLTPGTVIKLAGPWAPVAYILAGLFAGIMALVFAGAARYVKTNGASYAYTTAAFGQKIGIYVGVTHAIVASIAWGVLASLFVSTLLKVTFPEKNWADDSELLSVKTLTFLGFIVVLLVINIFGNRAIKWANGISTVGKVSGLSVFIVGGLWLIVTHHPSDYGTASAPGVYQPAPYALFGGIQLAHGAVSGLILATIAALYAFTGFESIANAAEEMHEPERTLPKAIPLAILGVGAVYVLAVAVAMLLGSDKVVESNATVRLAAAIDDGPLRTTVVLGALVSMFGINVAASFGAPRVWTALSDTRILPARLSTQNRFGVPMIAFAITASLALAFPLALRFDSVNLIGLAVIARFIQFIIVPIALVALARDTADDRATTKRNSLTDKVLPMAAVTVSVALAVSFDYRTIFATPQGGANYFSIALIVITFLVVPAIAYLHYHRTVDR, encoded by the coding sequence ATCGGCAAACTTGGCTTCCGGAGCGTTGTGATGCTCGGGATCAACTCGATAATCGGTGCCGGCATCTTCCTGACCCCGGGTACGGTGATCAAGCTCGCGGGACCATGGGCGCCCGTCGCCTACATCCTGGCGGGTCTTTTCGCGGGCATCATGGCACTGGTCTTTGCCGGCGCGGCCAGATACGTCAAGACCAATGGCGCATCATATGCCTATACGACAGCCGCTTTCGGGCAGAAAATCGGTATCTATGTCGGCGTGACCCATGCGATCGTCGCATCCATCGCCTGGGGCGTGCTGGCGTCGCTGTTCGTCTCGACATTGTTGAAAGTGACTTTCCCAGAGAAGAATTGGGCTGACGACAGCGAGCTGCTGAGCGTGAAGACGTTGACGTTCCTCGGGTTCATCGTCGTGCTGTTGGTCATCAATATTTTCGGGAACCGGGCGATCAAATGGGCAAACGGGATCTCGACGGTAGGCAAGGTTTCGGGGCTTTCCGTCTTTATCGTCGGCGGCCTGTGGCTCATCGTCACCCATCACCCGAGCGATTACGGAACGGCAAGTGCACCAGGCGTTTACCAACCGGCCCCCTATGCGTTGTTCGGTGGGATTCAGCTTGCGCACGGTGCCGTTTCGGGATTGATCCTTGCCACCATCGCGGCGTTGTATGCTTTCACCGGTTTCGAATCGATCGCCAACGCCGCCGAGGAGATGCACGAGCCGGAGCGGACGCTGCCGAAAGCCATTCCGCTCGCGATCCTCGGAGTCGGCGCCGTCTACGTGCTTGCTGTCGCAGTGGCGATGCTGCTGGGATCGGACAAGGTTGTCGAATCCAACGCCACGGTGCGACTGGCGGCGGCCATCGACGACGGTCCGTTGCGCACGACCGTCGTTCTCGGCGCCTTGGTTTCGATGTTCGGCATCAACGTAGCCGCCTCGTTTGGTGCGCCGCGCGTGTGGACAGCGCTGTCGGACACCCGGATCCTGCCGGCACGATTATCGACGCAGAATCGATTCGGCGTCCCGATGATCGCATTCGCGATCACGGCATCGTTGGCCTTGGCTTTCCCACTGGCACTTCGCTTTGACAGCGTGAACCTGATCGGGCTTGCGGTGATCGCGCGGTTCATCCAGTTCATCATCGTCCCGATCGCTCTGGTCGCACTGGCCCGGGACACCGCCGACGACCGGGCGACGACGAAGCGAAACTCGTTGACCGACAAAGTGTTACCGATGGCTGCCGTTACCGTCTCGGTGGCATTGGCGGTGTCGTTCGACTACCGGACCATCTTCGCCACACCGCAGGGTGGCGCCAACTATTTCTCGATCGCGTTGATTGTGATCACGTTCTTGGTAGTGCCGGCGATCGCCTATCTGCACTACCACCGAACCGTTGACCGATAA